AATGTTCCTGGGCCATCACATAAGAAGCCAAGGAATGGTGAACCCTCTGGTTTTTAGATAACTGATCTATCAGAGCTGCAAAATCATCAGAGATGCCGCATGTTTTAAAGGGCTCCTTATCCTGCAATCGGGGATTTCTAAGAATGTGTTTTTCAAACTTTAGGGTATCTTCATGAAACCGTTCGCTTAAAGGGTGCTTTAAAATAGCCAGTAAGGTCAGATAAGAAAACTCAGACGCAAAATATTCAGACGTTAGCCGCAGGAATGATCCCCACAGGGTTTCGGCAAAAGGTTTTTTCTGAGAGGGACTTACCTGAATATTCCACTTTTTCAATTCAATAGAAATTCTTTGGGCCAAGATTTTATTATCTGTAATACAAGCAACTTTCTTTTTTTGATGCAAACCTTCCCGAATGTACAGGCTGATCAGATCTACTTCCTCTTGTAGGTTTTGACATTCTGCATAGAAAAAATTATCAACCAAAAGAGATGTAACCGCCCCATAATTTTTGTGAGCATTTTCTTCGAAAATTTCAGAAAAAAGAATAGACCTATTTTTGACAGAATCTTGATCCATCATAAAATCTTTTACATCTGTAGACTTTATATTCAGCGCACATAACAAAGCGTATAGGCTAAATTGAGGGTGATGGGGGGGCAGAACTGCATCATCTAAATCTTTCTGTAATCCTGGCAAAATGACTTGTCCTTTGGGCAAATGGGCCACCACTTTCATAAGGCTTTGGGTGGTAGGAATGGTGCCCATGGACCCGGCAATGATGATGGGATGATCAGGAGGATTTTTTTTCCATTCTGTGGCCTGAAAAAGAATCATTTTATTGCGCTTGGCTACAGGGTCCAGTTCTTTATTTTCTTCCAAAATCTTGGGCCAATGGTGGCTGAGTATTTTTAGAAACTCCAGCACAGTTGCCCAGTGATCTGCCGATTTGCCAGATGGGTTCAGTTGTTCAATTTGGTCTAAAGAAATTTCTTCATTTTGAAACTCATCAATCAGCTGACTTAAATAATAGGCCATGGAAGTGGCCTCTTGAAAGGAAATTTCCCGATGGGGCATAGGCCGAAACTTTTGAATTAAAGAGGCTAAAATTAAAATCTTTTTCTGAGGGGGAATAGCAGGCGCAAGATCAGCCATAAACTTAAGTCCGTCGAGAGAGCTTAAGGAAATCTCAGTTTCGTCTAATTCTCCCAGGGGCAGAACCCGAGGTAACAACATGTTTCTTTTGCCAGCTTCCTGTATCAGAATAGCTCTAAAGTCCCAGCATGCTCGACGTGTGGGCAAAAAAATCAGAACTTTTGCAAGAGCTGCGGGTGTGTACTGTTTCAAAAGATCTCGAGCAAGTGTAGGCAGAAAGGGGACCCCTAAGGGAATGGATGATACATTCATCTGATTCTAATCAATGAGCGTCTAACTCATGCTCTTCAAACCAGGCGCGCGTTTCCATCAAGGCCTCTGGCGTTCCCACATGAAACCAAAGCCCCTTATGTTCTAGCCCAAATAAAGTACCTTTTGATTCAGCCTTGTCATACAGCTTGTTCAGGGAAAATTGCCCTACTTCTTCTCCCTCAAAAAGGCGGGCATTTAGAATTTGCACGCCCCCATAGACATATTCAGCATGGCCTGCCGCGTGATGGCGAGAAAGTTTCCCTTTTGAATTCATGTCGTAGTCACCTTCCCCATCGTACCCATAGGAATTCTTCAGGGGCACCATCAGTAAC
The genomic region above belongs to Alphaproteobacteria bacterium and contains:
- a CDS encoding PD-(D/E)XK nuclease family protein, producing MNVSSIPLGVPFLPTLARDLLKQYTPAALAKVLIFLPTRRACWDFRAILIQEAGKRNMLLPRVLPLGELDETEISLSSLDGLKFMADLAPAIPPQKKILILASLIQKFRPMPHREISFQEATSMAYYLSQLIDEFQNEEISLDQIEQLNPSGKSADHWATVLEFLKILSHHWPKILEENKELDPVAKRNKMILFQATEWKKNPPDHPIIIAGSMGTIPTTQSLMKVVAHLPKGQVILPGLQKDLDDAVLPPHHPQFSLYALLCALNIKSTDVKDFMMDQDSVKNRSILFSEIFEENAHKNYGAVTSLLVDNFFYAECQNLQEEVDLISLYIREGLHQKKKVACITDNKILAQRISIELKKWNIQVSPSQKKPFAETLWGSFLRLTSEYFASEFSYLTLLAILKHPLSERFHEDTLKFEKHILRNPRLQDKEPFKTCGISDDFAALIDQLSKNQRVHHSLASYVMAQEHLIVQLLGISTPLDIFLETVPEGPFVQNFWRNLTAYAQSQQIVLDDYASFFQIFIEHLTVTTPSSGDSPFQILTPLEARFITVDRLILASMNEGVWPSIVPPDPFFGMAMRQSIGLPSPEKRKGQSAHDFLQLCNTREILISRSVMAEGSPTLPSPFLTLLLSYLKEKGQKLSSPTTLINWNHQLAQAPKNKSAARRPIPCPPVAARPQSLSVTDIEALIRDPYSIYAKHVLKLQPLKSLTVPTEALDFGVLVHKFMEVWVQNGSYLLPHEAYRLFQTQGPRFFDPIFQSSPYKTFWWSKFKKIIEWVGTLSPDYFGQPIFTEVWGQVDFEGFTLFAKADRIDINAKGALLIDYKTGRPPTDMEMEKRGSVQLPLEAVILKYGHFSKVTKNPTGLSFWDLGTAEGGDIRFYKGDLETLIQETYKGIQELVRLYAQPETPYVALAMPDNYTHSYGHLSRVQEWKRHPRE